From one Nymphalis io chromosome 19, ilAglIoxx1.1, whole genome shotgun sequence genomic stretch:
- the LOC126775778 gene encoding CAAX prenyl protease 2 — MTSLEIIEENICLISGLACVFLTFSYVGSLYIWKSNLSRDHPTTIKRRFLSVCCMMLLAPVFTHTLLKEEMLEKGNIYEYMGFRMSGMISALFIPLFLTAILFLGPLTMHFIAGTWKLYAEPIYWLSSWQDLVWLRNHVMAPLSEEWVFRSCMMPLLLQCLEPLTAVFTGPFLFGIAHFHHLHEMLVNGRSLKSALFIALFQFSFTTVFGAYSAYLFLRTGHFFAPLVAHIFCNHLGFPNFLAVFHFPWLQRLLIIFNFFLGLFLWCNLLIPLTDPYIYDNRLQLLT; from the exons ATGACTTCTTTAGAAATTATAGAAGAAAACATATGTTTGATTTCTGGACTAGCGTGTGTTTTTTTGACCTTTTCATACGTTGGTAGCTTATACATTTGGAAATCTAATTTAAGcag AGACCATCCAACGACTATTAAAAGAAGATTTCTTAGTGTGTGTTGCATGATGTTGCTAGCCCCTGTTTTTACACACACACTATTGAAGGAGGAAATGCTGGAAAAgggaaatatatatgaatatatgggTTTTAGAATGTCAGGAATGATATCTGCATTATTTATTCCTTTATTTCTGACTGCCATATTATTTTTGGGGCCATTAACAATGCATTTCATAGCTGGTACCTGGAAATTGTATGCAG aacctATCTATTGGTTGTCCAGTTGGCAAGATTTGGTTTGGTTGCGTAACCATGTCATGGCACCACTTAGTGAGGAGTGGGTTTTTAGATCATGTATGATGCCTCTTTTACTACAATGTCTTGAGCCACTTACTGCTGTTTTCACTGGACCATTTCTTTTTGGGATTG CCCATTTTCATCATCTGCATGAGATGCTGGTAAATGGACGTTCATTAAAGTCAGCTCTATTTATTGCAT tgtttCAATTCTCATTTACTACTGTGTTTGGGGCATATTCAGCTTATCTGTTTTTAAGAACTg ggCATTTCTTCGCACCACTTGTCGCCCACATATTCTGCAACCATCTCGGCTTCCCGAATTTCCTTGCGGTATTCCATTTTCCATGGTTGCAGCGGCTTctcattatatttaactttttcctTGGCCTGTTCCTGTGGTGTAATTTACTGATACCTCTAACTGATCcctatatttatgataatagaCTACAGTtgttaacttaa